The Lycium barbarum isolate Lr01 chromosome 9, ASM1917538v2, whole genome shotgun sequence genome has a segment encoding these proteins:
- the LOC132612243 gene encoding uncharacterized protein LOC132612243 — protein sequence MTSTHNHLCNSTYLADSYKNRVTEQPNIRIVNFQEIIRKELDIYVGKTTVRRARDRMLQDIRGDHVAEYGRIFDYRDEILRSNPGSTCVVKVGEDIETGKKIFEGFYVCFDALKKAFFGGTRRCFGLDGCFLKCVCKGQLLVAVCKDGNNQMLPTAWAVVEFENQFTWRWFVSLLKNDHELGDGHELTLISDMQKGLQNTVDDLLPDAEHRWCARHILANWSKAHKGIKRRKLFWIMAKSTFEAELRGHIDEMKKMGRDCLDDLMYYKLDKWCKRYFKEHNKCDSVDNNMAESFNNWILVARYKTIITMLEEIRVKMMKRIGQLREFLNTWITNISPMSLKTLQENINKSMQCSLSWNGERGFEIKDPWGCTHCVNIVRQLVVADLGN from the exons ATGACTTCCACTCATAACCATTTGTGCAATTCTACATATCTGGCTGATAGTTACAAAAACAGAGTGACTGAGCAACCAAATATTAGGATAGTGAATTTTCAGGAGATCATTAGGAAGGAACTGGATATCTATGTTGGAAAGACAACAGTGAGAAGAGCTAGGGATAGAATGTTACAAGATATTAGGGGTGATCATGTTGCTGAGTATGGTAGAATATTTGATTATAGAGATGAGATATTAAGATCTAATCCAGGCAGCACTTGTGTTGTTAAAGTTGGAGAAGATATTGAAACTGGAAAGAAGATCTTTGAGGGGTTTTATGTATGCTTTGATGCTTTAAAGAAAGCATTCTTTGGAGGTACAAGGAGGTGCTTTGGTCTGGATGGATGTTTTCTCAAATGTGTGTGTAAAGGTCAGCTATTGGTTGCAGTTTGCAAGGATGGGAACAACCAAATGCTGCCTACTGCTTGGGCAGTTGTTGAATTTGAGAATCAATTTACTTGGAGATGGTTTGTGTCTCTATTGAAGAATGACCATGAACTTGGAGATGGACATGAATTAACACTGATTAGTGACATGCAAAAG GGACTGCAAAATACAGTAGATGATTTACTTCCAGATGCAGAACACAGGTGGTGTGCAAGACATATTCTTGCTAACTGGTCCAAAGCCCATAAGgggataaaaagaagaaaattattttggaTAATGGCAAAGTCCACTTTTGAAGCTGAACTGAGGGGTCATAttgatgaaatgaagaaaatgggcAGAGACTGTTTGGATGACCTCATGTATTACAAATTAGATAAATGGTGCAAAAGGTACTTCAAAGAGCACAACAAGTGTGATTCAGTGGACAACAACATGGCTGAGAGTTTTAACAACTGGATATTAGTTGCAAGATACAAAACAATTATCACAATGCTAGAAGAGATTAGGGTGAAGATGATGAAAAGAATTGGTCAGTTGAGAGAGTTTTTAAACACATGGATCACTAATATATCTCCCATGTCTCTCAAGACTCTACAAGAAAACATTAACAAGTCAATGCAGTGCAGCTTGTCTTGGAATGGTGAAAGGGGTTTTGAAATTAAAGATCCTTGGGGCTGTACACATTGTGTTAACATTGTTAGGCAACTTGTAGTTGCAGATCTTGGCAACTGA